One stretch of Streptomyces sp. NBC_00443 DNA includes these proteins:
- a CDS encoding copper chaperone PCu(A)C → MSVPTARRTAESTTEPTTGRTTDSRVWRPTRRRITEGLLAALAPVAACGVALAGLTTWVGSGSAGSPARIAVTDGRVFLPYGDVRDTAAFFRITNSGGADDRLLKVTSSAVDGDLALSRHRMTGGRMAYAETVDSARVPAGGGLAMSPYGLDVTLRSDSGWQTGTYVPFTLHFEHGGRIEVQAVVIRPGEQR, encoded by the coding sequence ATGAGCGTGCCCACGGCCCGACGAACGGCCGAGTCGACGACCGAACCGACGACCGGGCGTACGACCGACTCCCGAGTCTGGCGGCCGACCCGTCGCCGGATCACCGAGGGCCTGCTCGCCGCGCTCGCTCCCGTCGCAGCGTGCGGTGTCGCCCTGGCGGGCCTGACCACCTGGGTGGGCTCCGGCAGCGCGGGCAGCCCTGCGCGGATCGCGGTCACCGACGGGCGGGTCTTCCTTCCGTACGGCGACGTCCGCGACACCGCCGCGTTCTTCCGGATCACCAACTCCGGGGGCGCGGACGACCGGCTGCTGAAGGTGACGTCGTCCGCCGTCGACGGTGACCTGGCGCTCAGCCGGCACCGCATGACCGGCGGCCGGATGGCGTACGCGGAGACGGTCGACTCGGCCCGGGTGCCGGCCGGCGGCGGCCTCGCCATGTCGCCGTACGGCCTGGACGTGACGCTGCGATCCGACTCGGGGTGGCAGACGGGCACCTACGTACCATTCACGCTCCACTTCGAGCACGGCGGCCGGATCGAGGTGCAGGCGGTGGTGATCCGCCCGGGCGAGCAGCGGTGA
- a CDS encoding sigma-70 family RNA polymerase sigma factor, giving the protein MITPALPSSRATRVSQTTAAKGSRTASCDESTTAWALAARGGDPDATDRFVRSLHRDVVRYVAHLSADPQAADDLAQDTFLRALGSLHRFEGRSSARAWLLSIARRAVIDSHRYAAARPRLCDTDDWTLVAERAQPTGLPGFDDGIALLDLLDGLPDERREAFVLTQMVGLPYAEAADMSDCPVGTVRSRVARARATLVEQLTEAEAEAEDAVVVAEPAVVAA; this is encoded by the coding sequence GTGATCACTCCTGCCCTGCCCTCCTCACGCGCGACCCGCGTGAGCCAGACGACGGCAGCAAAAGGCTCCAGAACGGCGTCCTGCGACGAGTCGACGACCGCATGGGCGCTGGCCGCCCGCGGCGGTGACCCGGATGCCACCGACCGTTTCGTACGCTCGCTGCACCGTGACGTCGTGCGGTACGTGGCGCATCTGTCCGCCGATCCGCAGGCCGCCGACGACCTGGCCCAGGACACGTTCCTGCGCGCGCTCGGCAGTCTGCACCGGTTCGAGGGCCGTTCCTCGGCGCGCGCATGGCTGCTGTCCATCGCGCGTCGCGCGGTCATCGACAGCCACCGGTACGCCGCCGCCCGGCCGCGGCTGTGCGACACCGACGACTGGACGCTGGTGGCGGAACGCGCCCAGCCGACCGGCCTGCCGGGCTTCGACGACGGCATCGCGCTGCTCGACCTGCTGGACGGGCTGCCCGACGAGCGCCGCGAGGCGTTCGTCCTGACCCAGATGGTGGGCCTGCCCTACGCGGAGGCGGCCGATATGAGCGACTGCCCCGTCGGGACGGTCCGCTCGCGCGTGGCACGTGCCCGGGCGACTCTCGTCGAGCAACTGACCGAGGCCGAGGCCGAGGCCGAGGACGCCGTAGTCGTCGCCGAACCGGCCGTCGTGGCCGCGTGA
- a CDS encoding ABC transporter substrate-binding protein, producing MRSRVGRATTAAVVGGLLAAGCGGGSGDTASSAAGKDDSAGYPVTVTDCTGAKTTFGSAPKNIVTSNASSLELLLRLGAGDKVIGTGFPPGKGTLPGELDARAQQVKVLSDTVIPKEKLLGSGADLYIDTFASMNMGAGMGDAPTEEEFGAAGIKHTFLKSTACAAMSKSPVTDLSAVEDDITSLGAVTGTRAKARELVDGMKTKVNAVRKAVGGTPEGERPTYFFFDYDAGTKQPMAVCNRQIANAVITLAGARNVFADCDGDYKQVGWEDVIARNPDWIHLGVRNRGSEAANRKAFDEARKWLESNSATKGLNAVEEGHFLRIGSEQTTIAGVENADTVEEIAKTLYPGKVG from the coding sequence ATGCGTTCTCGTGTGGGGCGGGCTACGACGGCCGCGGTGGTCGGCGGCCTACTGGCGGCGGGCTGTGGCGGCGGGAGCGGCGACACGGCGAGTTCTGCCGCCGGGAAGGACGACTCCGCGGGCTACCCGGTCACCGTCACCGACTGCACGGGCGCCAAGACCACTTTCGGTTCGGCCCCGAAGAACATTGTCACCAGCAACGCCTCCAGCCTGGAACTGCTGCTGCGGCTGGGCGCCGGGGACAAGGTGATCGGCACCGGCTTCCCGCCCGGCAAAGGCACGTTGCCCGGTGAGCTGGACGCGCGGGCGCAGCAGGTGAAGGTGCTGAGCGACACCGTCATCCCCAAGGAGAAACTCCTCGGCTCCGGCGCCGACCTGTACATCGACACCTTCGCCTCGATGAACATGGGCGCAGGCATGGGGGACGCGCCGACCGAGGAGGAGTTCGGGGCTGCCGGCATCAAGCACACCTTCCTGAAGTCCACGGCGTGCGCCGCCATGAGCAAGAGCCCGGTCACCGACCTGTCCGCCGTCGAGGACGACATCACCTCCCTCGGAGCCGTCACCGGGACGCGCGCGAAGGCCAGGGAACTCGTCGACGGGATGAAGACGAAGGTGAACGCCGTCCGCAAGGCGGTGGGCGGCACCCCCGAGGGCGAGCGGCCGACCTATTTCTTCTTCGACTACGACGCCGGCACCAAGCAGCCCATGGCCGTCTGCAACCGTCAGATCGCCAACGCGGTCATCACCCTCGCCGGGGCCCGCAACGTCTTCGCCGACTGCGACGGCGACTACAAGCAGGTCGGCTGGGAGGACGTGATCGCCAGGAACCCGGACTGGATCCACCTCGGCGTGCGCAACCGGGGGAGCGAAGCCGCGAACAGGAAGGCCTTCGACGAGGCACGCAAGTGGCTGGAGTCGAACTCCGCCACCAAGGGCCTGAACGCCGTCGAGGAGGGGCACTTCCTGCGCATCGGCTCCGAGCAGACCACCATCGCCGGGGTCGAGAACGCCGACACCGTCGAGGAGATCGCGAAGACCCTGTACCCGGGCAAGGTCGGCTGA
- a CDS encoding FecCD family ABC transporter permease — translation MTSLLSRRETAPQTRTVPVGPLASVLCVVLLAALTAAVAWGSTSVPPAEAWSVVWHRLSGEAPRPGTNDLIVWQLRVPRALLAALVGAGLGLVGTAVQALVRNPLADPYLLGISNGASLGAVAAIVLGLGAGGALGLGLSGAAFAGALATFALVWAVARRGGGFAPLRLVLAGVAIGQFLSGFTSYLVLQAGDEQQTHSVLFWLMGSLSGANWDLLAVPAVAVPAGWLCLQARARGLNALLMGDETAAGLGIDVTRLRRELFTVTSVLTGVLVAVSGAIAFVALMVPHVCRLVIGGDHRRLLPVSALFGALLLVVVDIACRTVMDTQELPVGVVTSLIGAPALLYLLDRRLGSGS, via the coding sequence GTGACGTCCTTGCTGTCGCGGCGCGAGACGGCTCCGCAGACCCGAACGGTGCCCGTCGGGCCGCTGGCGTCGGTGCTCTGCGTCGTGCTCCTGGCCGCGCTGACGGCCGCTGTGGCCTGGGGTTCGACGTCCGTCCCGCCCGCAGAGGCGTGGAGTGTGGTGTGGCACCGGCTGTCCGGCGAGGCGCCGCGTCCCGGCACGAACGACCTGATCGTCTGGCAACTCCGCGTACCGCGCGCCCTGTTGGCGGCCCTCGTCGGCGCCGGGCTCGGTCTCGTCGGTACGGCAGTGCAGGCGCTGGTACGCAACCCGCTGGCCGATCCGTACCTCCTGGGCATCTCCAACGGTGCCTCCCTCGGTGCCGTCGCCGCGATCGTGCTCGGTCTCGGGGCCGGCGGCGCGCTGGGACTCGGGCTGTCCGGGGCGGCCTTCGCGGGAGCCCTGGCCACCTTCGCGCTCGTGTGGGCCGTGGCCCGCAGGGGCGGTGGGTTCGCGCCGCTGCGGCTGGTGCTGGCCGGGGTGGCGATCGGGCAGTTCCTGTCGGGATTCACCAGTTACCTCGTGCTCCAGGCCGGCGACGAGCAGCAGACCCACAGCGTGCTGTTCTGGCTCATGGGCAGCCTCAGCGGAGCGAACTGGGATCTGCTGGCCGTACCGGCGGTCGCGGTACCGGCCGGGTGGCTGTGCCTCCAGGCGCGCGCCCGGGGCCTGAACGCCCTCCTGATGGGCGACGAGACCGCGGCCGGGCTCGGCATCGACGTCACCCGGCTGCGGCGCGAGCTGTTCACGGTGACCAGCGTGCTCACCGGTGTCCTGGTGGCCGTCTCGGGCGCGATCGCCTTCGTCGCGCTGATGGTGCCGCACGTGTGCCGCCTGGTCATCGGCGGGGACCACCGCCGCCTGCTGCCCGTCTCGGCACTGTTCGGGGCGCTGCTGCTGGTCGTGGTCGACATCGCCTGCCGTACGGTCATGGACACCCAGGAGCTGCCGGTCGGCGTGGTCACCTCGCTGATCGGAGCTCCGGCACTGCTGTATCTGCTGGACCGGCGCCTGGGGAGCGGCAGTTGA
- a CDS encoding ABC transporter ATP-binding protein → MRIDIENLQVAYAGRTVVAGARLIAAEGEITGLVGPNGSGKSTLLRTVYRHLKPAAGRVLLSGTDLRRLTPAETARHVAALPQERGGDFELTVREVVAMGRTPYKRAFAGEDTTDRDVVARALADVGMEHHTGRRFTELSGGERQRVLLARAFAQQPDVLVLDEPTNHLDIRHQVELLALLRTGRRTTLVSLHDLNAAASVCHRLHVLHDGQVVASGPPREVLQPALLAEVFGVRATVVDHPLTGDPLIAFDHRAPADASDGHNSREVPLSAPSGVSGAGPGRSHR, encoded by the coding sequence TTGAGGATCGACATCGAGAACCTGCAGGTCGCGTACGCCGGCCGTACGGTCGTCGCCGGTGCCCGACTCATCGCGGCGGAGGGCGAGATCACCGGCCTCGTCGGGCCGAACGGCAGCGGCAAGTCCACGCTCCTGCGCACCGTCTACCGGCATCTGAAGCCGGCCGCAGGACGGGTCCTGCTGTCCGGCACAGACCTGCGCCGGCTGACCCCCGCCGAGACGGCCCGCCATGTCGCGGCTCTCCCGCAGGAGCGGGGCGGCGACTTCGAGCTGACCGTCCGCGAGGTCGTCGCCATGGGCCGTACGCCCTACAAGCGGGCCTTCGCCGGGGAGGACACCACCGACCGGGACGTCGTCGCCCGCGCACTCGCCGACGTCGGCATGGAGCACCACACCGGGCGCCGGTTCACCGAACTGTCCGGCGGGGAACGCCAACGCGTCCTGCTGGCACGGGCGTTCGCCCAGCAGCCGGACGTCCTGGTCCTGGACGAGCCCACCAACCACCTCGACATCCGCCACCAGGTGGAACTGCTCGCCCTGCTGCGGACCGGGCGCCGTACGACCCTGGTCTCGCTGCACGACCTCAACGCCGCCGCCTCCGTCTGCCACCGGCTGCACGTGCTGCACGACGGGCAGGTCGTCGCGTCCGGCCCGCCCCGCGAGGTGCTGCAACCAGCCCTGCTGGCCGAGGTGTTCGGCGTACGGGCGACCGTCGTGGACCACCCGCTGACCGGCGATCCGCTGATCGCCTTCGATCACCGGGCTCCCGCGGACGCGTCGGACGGGCACAACAGCAGGGAAGTCCCCTTGTCGGCCCCGAGCGGCGTCTCGGGGGCTGGTCCCGGGCGGTCACACCGGTGA
- a CDS encoding MFS transporter has product MKDRWVLVAVAGALAFVAMLDMNIVNVALADIAEGLHVSAATAQWAALGYQLPVVALLLPVGRWLDGAGTRPALLAATVGFALCSALAALSPWAAWLIAARIGQGACGAVLFVLMPVLAIRAVRPEARARAMSVPATLGPLGAVTGPAVGGLLLDHLGWRWVFLVKIPFCLLALIVAWKAMPKDGALRVPDRRAPADALAVAGGLAALLLTLTAGSAQPRWFLLAAAAVPPLWWWLRGPGGRPVTGVLRAAGLFRAHGAVLTLAAGFAATHYVVALHLQRDDGVSATATGLTVLAFPLGMALAGPLGGRLADRYGLRRVAVTGASLTAAGLLLLIPLGDGWSPPEVAWRLALAGVGMGLNGGPTQALVMGAAPAERTATVGSTVQVARSLGFTLGPALATAAWALAGSGDGARAGLALAAVAACLAVPLLALPGRRSAAEPERTTDTVST; this is encoded by the coding sequence GTGAAGGACCGCTGGGTTCTCGTGGCCGTGGCGGGCGCGCTGGCGTTCGTGGCGATGCTCGACATGAACATCGTCAACGTGGCGCTGGCCGACATCGCCGAGGGCCTGCACGTCTCGGCCGCCACGGCACAGTGGGCGGCGCTGGGCTACCAACTCCCGGTCGTCGCCCTGCTGTTGCCGGTCGGCCGGTGGCTGGACGGCGCGGGCACGCGGCCCGCGCTGCTGGCGGCCACCGTCGGGTTCGCGCTGTGCAGCGCCCTGGCCGCGCTGTCTCCCTGGGCGGCCTGGCTGATCGCGGCACGGATCGGCCAGGGCGCCTGCGGGGCGGTGCTGTTCGTGCTGATGCCGGTACTGGCGATCCGTGCCGTACGGCCCGAAGCGCGCGCCCGTGCCATGAGCGTGCCCGCGACCCTCGGCCCGCTCGGCGCCGTGACCGGCCCCGCGGTGGGCGGGCTGCTGCTGGACCACCTGGGCTGGCGCTGGGTCTTCCTGGTGAAGATCCCGTTCTGTCTGCTGGCGTTGATCGTGGCCTGGAAGGCGATGCCCAAGGACGGGGCATTGCGCGTACCCGATCGACGGGCGCCGGCCGACGCGCTCGCGGTGGCCGGTGGGCTGGCCGCCCTGCTGCTCACCCTGACAGCGGGGTCCGCGCAGCCGCGGTGGTTCCTGCTCGCGGCTGCCGCCGTACCGCCGCTGTGGTGGTGGCTGCGCGGACCGGGCGGCCGTCCGGTGACGGGCGTCCTGCGGGCGGCGGGACTGTTCCGGGCGCACGGCGCGGTGCTGACACTGGCAGCCGGGTTCGCCGCCACGCACTACGTCGTCGCCCTGCACCTCCAGCGGGACGACGGCGTCAGCGCCACCGCCACCGGGCTGACCGTGCTCGCCTTCCCGCTCGGCATGGCACTGGCCGGGCCCCTGGGCGGACGGCTCGCCGACCGGTACGGCCTGCGACGGGTCGCGGTCACCGGCGCTTCCCTCACCGCGGCAGGGCTCCTGCTGCTGATCCCGCTCGGCGACGGCTGGTCCCCGCCCGAGGTGGCGTGGCGGCTGGCGCTGGCCGGCGTAGGCATGGGCCTCAACGGCGGCCCGACCCAGGCCCTGGTCATGGGCGCCGCCCCGGCGGAGCGCACCGCGACCGTCGGCTCGACGGTGCAGGTCGCCCGCAGCCTCGGCTTCACCCTAGGCCCGGCCCTGGCCACCGCCGCCTGGGCCCTCGCCGGCTCCGGCGACGGGGCGAGGGCCGGGCTGGCCCTCGCCGCCGTGGCCGCCTGTCTCGCCGTCCCCCTCCTCGCCCTCCCCGGCCGACGGAGCGCCGCCGAGCCCGAGCGCACCACCGACACCGTCTCGACCTGA
- the asnB gene encoding asparagine synthase (glutamine-hydrolyzing) produces the protein MCGITGWVSFHQDARSQAPVIEAMTAELTRRGPDAGGAWLGERAAIGHRRLAVIDLEGGVQPMTDRPDEPTAVLSHSGEIYNHHALRAELRGRGHVFRTRSDTEVVLRAYAEWGEAVADHLDGMFAFAVWDEHAERLLLVRDRLGVKPLYWAAVDGGLAFASEPKALFRHPGIRPRVDADGLREAYSLLFNTGPTVWSGVREVEPGGLLVLDRDGIRERRYWQLEAGAHEDDQDVTVDRISSLVGAAARSQLEADVPLCSLLSGGIDSTVLTALLADELRLREGPDARIRSYAVDYSDQAEQFTGDVLRTGHDTPYAIEAGAFIGTDHSTVVLDPLALLDLEHRKAVVVARDSPIGVGDMDTSLYLLFGEIRRHSTVALSGEAADEVFGGYPWFHNPKALAAATFPWLLVTGDEAAMPLNPELGLRIGEFRDDTYRDALAAVPHLDGETPTEHRQREMQHLSLTRWLRQLLHRKDRLSMAQGLEVRVPYCDHRLVQYAFDAPWALKSFDGREKSLLRAAGAGRAPDSVLRRPKNHYPATHHPDYNRGLQELARDALSLEQVRALADETRIKPCLDTPPEQLEWGHRLRLERVVDLALWLDHHQPELAL, from the coding sequence ATGTGCGGAATCACCGGCTGGGTGTCCTTTCACCAGGACGCCCGCAGCCAGGCCCCGGTCATCGAGGCCATGACCGCCGAGCTCACCCGGCGCGGCCCCGACGCCGGGGGCGCGTGGCTGGGCGAGCGTGCCGCGATCGGCCACCGCCGCCTGGCGGTCATCGACCTCGAAGGCGGTGTGCAGCCGATGACCGACCGGCCGGACGAGCCGACGGCCGTGCTGAGTCACAGCGGCGAGATCTACAACCACCACGCCTTGCGAGCCGAACTCCGAGGCCGCGGGCACGTGTTCCGCACCCGCAGCGACACCGAGGTCGTGCTGCGCGCCTACGCCGAGTGGGGCGAGGCCGTGGCCGACCACCTGGACGGCATGTTCGCGTTCGCCGTCTGGGACGAGCACGCCGAGCGGCTGCTCCTCGTCCGCGACCGGCTCGGCGTGAAACCGCTGTACTGGGCCGCCGTCGACGGAGGCCTGGCCTTCGCCTCCGAGCCCAAGGCGCTCTTCCGGCACCCCGGGATACGGCCCCGGGTGGACGCGGACGGGCTGCGGGAGGCGTACAGCCTGCTGTTCAACACCGGGCCGACGGTGTGGTCCGGCGTACGGGAGGTCGAGCCGGGCGGGCTGCTCGTCCTGGACCGGGACGGCATCCGCGAACGCCGCTACTGGCAGTTGGAAGCCGGTGCCCACGAGGACGACCAGGACGTCACCGTGGACCGGATCAGCAGCCTCGTCGGAGCGGCCGCCCGCAGCCAGTTGGAGGCCGACGTCCCCCTGTGCAGCCTGCTCTCCGGCGGCATCGACTCCACCGTGCTGACCGCCCTGCTCGCCGACGAACTCCGTCTGCGTGAGGGGCCCGACGCCCGCATCCGCTCCTACGCCGTCGACTACAGCGACCAGGCCGAGCAGTTCACCGGCGACGTCCTGCGCACCGGCCACGACACCCCGTACGCCATCGAGGCCGGCGCGTTCATCGGTACCGACCACAGCACGGTCGTACTCGACCCGCTTGCGCTGCTCGACCTCGAGCACCGCAAGGCCGTGGTCGTCGCCCGTGACTCGCCGATCGGCGTCGGCGACATGGACACCTCGCTGTACCTGCTGTTCGGGGAGATCCGGCGGCACTCCACCGTCGCCCTGTCCGGCGAGGCCGCCGACGAGGTCTTCGGCGGCTACCCCTGGTTCCACAACCCCAAGGCACTCGCCGCCGCCACGTTCCCCTGGCTGCTGGTCACCGGCGACGAGGCCGCCATGCCGCTCAACCCCGAACTCGGCCTGCGCATCGGCGAGTTCCGCGACGACACCTACCGTGACGCCCTGGCCGCCGTCCCGCACCTCGACGGTGAGACCCCCACCGAGCACCGGCAACGCGAGATGCAGCACCTGTCCCTGACCCGCTGGCTGCGCCAGCTCCTGCACCGCAAGGACCGGTTGAGCATGGCCCAGGGACTGGAGGTCCGCGTCCCCTACTGCGACCACCGGCTCGTCCAGTACGCCTTCGACGCGCCCTGGGCGCTGAAGAGCTTCGACGGCCGGGAGAAGAGCCTGCTGCGCGCCGCCGGAGCGGGGCGGGCTCCCGACTCGGTGCTGCGGCGTCCCAAGAACCACTACCCGGCCACGCACCACCCCGACTACAACCGCGGACTGCAGGAGCTGGCCCGCGACGCCCTGTCCCTGGAACAGGTCCGGGCGCTGGCCGACGAGACCCGCATCAAGCCCTGTCTCGACACCCCGCCCGAGCAGCTGGAGTGGGGCCACCGCCTCCGCCTCGAACGCGTCGTCGACCTCGCCCTCTGGCTGGACCACCACCAGCCCGAACTCGCCCTCTGA
- a CDS encoding cytochrome P450 family protein has translation MTIQEPLPAVDAQPLADPVPLTGCPYKADPYPLYERMREAGPVHRVLFPSGVQAWLVTGYDAAHAALNDDRLGKNHDRGNDRWRARASIMPEPQHSQLQVHLLHQDPPKHTHMRHFVTDAFTPRRVEQLRPRLQELADALVDALPAAGPTDLVAGFAAHFPFRVLAEVVGLPAESAARFDRDWGKVVQPVGPTDPGRPLYEARLQGLQSYIAEVVTHKREHADDDLLSRLVAARDQGELSQEELDSMIFQLLVAGQEPVTNQITTALIALFRHPDQLARLRDDPALMPRAVEELLRHDSAFELTTWRFFDQDSELHGSEIPAGDSVIVSLCAANRDPRRFDDPDALDLDRSPNPHLAFGHGIHFCPGAALARAELQIALGTLLRRLPGLHLAIDDDDIEWIPAVLGRGTNRLPAGYDRRL, from the coding sequence ATGACCATCCAGGAGCCCCTTCCGGCCGTGGACGCACAGCCACTCGCCGACCCGGTCCCGCTGACGGGGTGCCCGTACAAGGCCGACCCCTATCCGTTGTACGAGCGGATGCGCGAGGCCGGGCCGGTCCACCGGGTCCTCTTCCCCAGCGGCGTCCAGGCCTGGCTCGTCACCGGATACGACGCCGCGCACGCCGCCCTGAACGACGACCGGCTGGGCAAGAACCACGACCGGGGCAACGACCGCTGGCGGGCCCGCGCCTCGATCATGCCCGAGCCGCAGCACTCGCAGCTCCAGGTCCACCTGCTCCACCAGGACCCGCCCAAGCACACCCACATGCGGCACTTCGTGACGGACGCCTTCACACCGCGCAGGGTCGAGCAACTCCGGCCCCGCCTCCAGGAGTTGGCAGACGCGCTCGTCGACGCGCTCCCGGCGGCCGGGCCCACCGACCTCGTGGCCGGCTTCGCCGCTCACTTCCCCTTCCGGGTCCTCGCCGAAGTCGTCGGACTGCCCGCGGAGTCGGCCGCGCGATTCGACCGCGACTGGGGCAAGGTCGTCCAGCCGGTGGGGCCGACGGACCCGGGGCGGCCGCTGTACGAAGCCCGGCTGCAGGGGTTGCAGAGCTACATCGCCGAGGTCGTCACCCACAAGCGGGAACACGCGGACGACGACCTGCTCAGCCGCCTCGTCGCGGCCCGTGACCAGGGAGAACTCTCCCAGGAAGAGCTGGACTCGATGATCTTCCAGCTGCTCGTCGCCGGCCAGGAACCGGTCACGAACCAGATCACGACGGCCCTGATCGCCCTGTTCCGTCACCCGGACCAGCTCGCCCGGCTGCGCGACGACCCCGCCCTCATGCCTCGCGCGGTCGAGGAACTCCTGCGCCACGACAGCGCCTTCGAGCTGACCACCTGGCGCTTCTTCGACCAGGACAGCGAGCTGCACGGCTCCGAGATCCCGGCCGGCGACTCCGTGATCGTCTCCCTGTGCGCGGCCAACCGCGATCCGCGCCGCTTCGACGACCCCGACGCACTCGACCTGGACCGCTCACCCAACCCCCACCTCGCCTTCGGCCACGGCATCCACTTCTGCCCCGGCGCCGCCCTCGCCCGCGCCGAACTCCAGATCGCCCTGGGCACCCTGCTGCGACGCCTGCCCGGACTGCACCTCGCCATCGACGACGACGACATCGAGTGGATCCCGGCCGTCCTGGGCCGCGGCACGAACCGCCTGCCTGCCGGCTACGACCGACGGCTGTGA
- a CDS encoding isocyanide synthase family protein, producing the protein MPLMTAPDTAPTTIGAEILNLLLPHHRTTDPSRASAEAFPHQQQRITDFVREGAPVVLTLPGFPCKSPNPAKTLGHLPDMGERLSLTFLDSLCSEIERIHPPGARVVICSDGHVFGDLIRVPDDRIDAYSDELSALIGQLNLTHLSVFDLRDVLGDLPHDAKRAHVDDRYAPTLDALRAEVRTDAPALALYRGITRFLVDDTADFTGTRSALQRECRKRAYGVIQRSRAWGELIAEHHARAVRLSIHPQPAGAPKFGIRLLDAPDAWTTPWHSAALREHDGTWTLMPRARAQRLGRLVHRDGRPSHFERSREDGQRSSATLRR; encoded by the coding sequence ATGCCGCTGATGACCGCTCCGGACACAGCGCCCACGACCATCGGCGCCGAGATCCTGAACCTGCTCCTGCCGCACCACCGTACGACCGACCCGAGCCGCGCCTCGGCCGAGGCCTTCCCGCATCAACAGCAACGGATCACCGACTTCGTCCGGGAGGGCGCCCCCGTCGTCCTCACCCTGCCCGGCTTCCCGTGCAAGTCGCCCAACCCCGCCAAGACCCTGGGCCACCTCCCCGACATGGGCGAACGCCTGTCCCTCACCTTCCTCGACTCACTGTGCAGCGAGATCGAGAGGATCCACCCACCCGGCGCCCGCGTCGTCATCTGCTCCGACGGCCACGTCTTCGGCGACCTGATCCGCGTGCCCGACGACCGGATCGACGCGTACTCCGACGAACTGAGCGCGCTCATCGGCCAGTTGAACCTGACGCACCTCTCCGTCTTCGACCTGCGCGACGTCCTCGGCGACCTCCCCCACGACGCCAAACGCGCCCACGTCGACGACCGTTACGCCCCCACCCTGGACGCCCTGCGCGCCGAGGTCCGCACCGACGCCCCCGCCCTTGCGCTCTACCGCGGCATCACCCGTTTCCTCGTCGACGACACCGCCGACTTCACCGGCACCCGGTCCGCCCTCCAGCGAGAGTGCCGGAAGCGGGCGTACGGCGTCATCCAGCGCAGCCGGGCCTGGGGCGAGCTGATCGCCGAGCACCACGCGCGTGCCGTGCGGCTGTCGATCCACCCCCAGCCGGCCGGCGCCCCCAAGTTCGGCATCCGCCTCCTCGACGCCCCCGACGCCTGGACCACCCCCTGGCACTCCGCCGCCCTGCGCGAGCACGACGGCACCTGGACCCTGATGCCGCGGGCCCGGGCCCAGCGGCTCGGCCGCCTGGTCCACCGCGACGGCAGACCGAGCCACTTCGAACGGTCACGGGAGGACGGTCAGCGCTCCTCGGCCACCTTGCGCAGATAG
- a CDS encoding ABC transporter substrate-binding protein, translating to MRKLLAAALCLAAAATGCGANVKSSTDAKTTAVTLTNCGRKVTFDKVPERVVTNDVGITELMFALGLEDRMAGFAMPDDKGDLSSVPWKDGYDKVTWLSKDQLTKENVVDARADLVFAGWNYGFREDGGFTPDALKKLGIPSYVLTESCHNGRSETARGIMPPLDALYADLANLGKLFGVEKRAATLIADFKKQIAGVRAKAPEAADRPTVFLYDSGQDQPFTSGRYAAPEQIISEAGGVNVMHDLQDSWTTVGWESVVERNPDVIVICDYGNVSAEQKKEFLLSYAPLRNVSAVRHKRIFVLDYVDLVESPRNPSAIDRLGTYLRKVAEER from the coding sequence ATGCGCAAGTTGCTCGCCGCGGCCCTCTGCCTCGCGGCCGCCGCCACCGGTTGCGGTGCGAACGTCAAGTCGTCCACTGACGCGAAAACCACCGCCGTCACTCTCACCAACTGCGGCCGCAAGGTCACCTTCGACAAGGTCCCCGAGCGCGTCGTCACCAACGACGTCGGCATCACCGAGCTGATGTTCGCCCTCGGCCTGGAGGACCGCATGGCCGGGTTCGCCATGCCCGACGACAAGGGCGATCTGAGCTCCGTGCCGTGGAAGGACGGCTACGACAAGGTCACGTGGCTCTCCAAGGACCAGCTCACCAAGGAGAACGTCGTCGACGCGCGCGCCGACCTCGTCTTCGCCGGCTGGAACTACGGCTTCCGTGAGGACGGCGGCTTCACCCCCGACGCCCTGAAGAAGCTCGGCATTCCGTCGTACGTCCTCACGGAGTCCTGCCACAACGGCCGTTCGGAGACCGCGCGCGGCATCATGCCGCCCCTGGACGCCCTGTACGCCGACCTGGCCAACCTCGGGAAGCTGTTCGGCGTCGAGAAGCGGGCCGCCACGCTGATCGCCGACTTCAAGAAGCAGATCGCCGGCGTGCGGGCGAAGGCACCCGAGGCTGCCGACCGGCCGACGGTGTTCCTGTACGACAGCGGGCAGGACCAGCCGTTCACCTCCGGCCGCTACGCCGCCCCGGAGCAGATCATCAGCGAGGCCGGCGGCGTCAACGTCATGCACGACCTCCAGGACTCCTGGACCACCGTGGGCTGGGAGAGCGTCGTGGAGCGCAACCCGGACGTCATCGTGATCTGCGACTACGGAAACGTCAGTGCCGAGCAGAAGAAGGAGTTCCTGCTGTCCTACGCGCCTCTGCGCAACGTCTCCGCCGTCAGGCACAAGAGGATCTTCGTCCTCGACTACGTCGACCTGGTCGAGAGCCCCCGCAATCCGTCGGCCATCGACCGGCTCGGCACCTATCTGCGCAAGGTGGCCGAGGAGCGCTGA